In one Acomys russatus chromosome X, mAcoRus1.1, whole genome shotgun sequence genomic region, the following are encoded:
- the LOC127185410 gene encoding rhox homeobox family member 1-like, whose translation MERGNTNSLLHEGLQEDEEKLNGVKAQMALPLGEGRSEGESGQGLPGSGATAPEGEGIELNGDSPSAAAAAADLADNSNQEDQGARGPGQESDKQPQEPAPKDLEGPEDVPHVPVLMSRLQPVSVLLRQCCFKYKLVPWQLQELERIFKQNHFLSALERKHLARWMGVTETLGSTPISRSNVSWDSAPMIGYLVTCATAPKGLKRNSSWFEELGFPNCWDSYADSAEAGCK comes from the exons ATGGAGCGTGGAAACACCAACTCCCTGCTTCACGAGGGGCTTCAAGAGGATGAGGAAAAGTTGAATG GTGTGAAGGCACAGATGGCCTTGCCGCTTGGAGAGGGAAGAAGTgagggagagagtggacaggGCCTGCCTGGGTCTGGAGCCACAGCCCCTGAAGGGGAAGGGATAGAATTGAATGGAGACAgtccctctgctgctgccgctgctgcagaCCTTGCAGATAATTCTAACCAAGAGGACCAGGGTGCCAGAGGCCCTGGCCAGGAGAGTGACAAGCAGCCACAGGAGCCAGCTCCCAAGGACTTGGAGGGCCCAGAAGATGTGCCACACGTGCCAGTGCTTATGTCCAGGTTGCAACCTGTCTCAGTGTTGCTACGCCAATGTTGCTTTAAATACAAACTCGTTCCGTGGCAGTTGCAAGAGCTGGAGCGTATTTTCAAGCAGAATCATTTCCTCAGTGCATTAGAAAG AAAACACCTGGCCAGATGGATGGGTGTGACTGAAACACTA GGCTCAACCCCCATCAGCAGGTCAAATGTAAGCTGGGATAGCGCACCCATGATTGGATACTTGGTTACCTGCGCTACGGCCCCCAAGGGCTTGAAGAGAAACTCTTCCTGGTTTGAGGAGCTAGGCTTTCCTAACTGCTGGGACTCCTACGCAGACTCCGCTGAGGCAGGCTGCAAGTGA